The window GCGATTCATAATCCACGTCGTTGCCGTTCTGGTCTTTGATTAATGGCGTGTCGTCGTGCATGTAGACTCCACCGGCCTCGTTCCCGGAACCGCTGCCCTGTCCATTGCCGTTGCCTCCGGACTGGCCTTCTTGTCCTTGCTGTCCTTGCTGTCCTTGCTGTTCTTGCTGTTCTTGCTGTTCTTGTTGTTCTTGTTGTTCTTGTTGCTCTTGCTGTTCTTTCTGTTTTTGTTTCTGCTCTTCTTCGTATTTTTTAATTTCGCTATCGATGTCATGGTCCTTTTCGTAGTCGCACAGCCTTACACACTCGTCGACGCTGAGGCCGCTCTGTCCCTTGTTGACTGCTAGCCTGCATTCCTGCACGTAGCACCATCCGCAGTGACCGCCCTTGATATTTCTGGGGTCGCTGGCGTGTCCCGTGGCCATTAACGCTTCGCAGTCTACCTGGCTATTGCTCGAAGAACTCTGGTTGCTGTTGGAACTCTGGGTGCTGCCGGTGCTGGACGGGGTGGGGTCGCTGGGCGGTTCTTCGTTCGTATCTTCCGGTTCTTCTTCCGTGTCGGGCGGGGTGTCGGAGGTGATTTCGGCGGTGGCTTCGCATGCGCCTACGCCCGCGTTCCCTATGTCCCAGCTGGTTGTCAGCGCGCCGCATTCGCCCGAGGAGACTAGATGCCTGTATCGGAGTTCG of the Fibrobacter sp. genome contains:
- a CDS encoding type II secretion system protein; translated protein: MMKKGGFTLVEVMVVIIALGVLAAVGLPKMFGVIAKAKASEIPVAAGTYISLQNTYLHENNGVGSWQNIGYGAPDGGQSEYFEYRGCIQGTIALKPNGKRMVGWQAFNRSKLNDCQPYSAWSIVLEPLDVHELRYRHLVSSGECGALTTSWDIGNAGVGACEATAEITSDTPPDTEEEPEDTNEEPPSDPTPSSTGSTQSSNSNQSSSSNSQVDCEALMATGHASDPRNIKGGHCGWCYVQECRLAVNKGQSGLSVDECVRLCDYEKDHDIDSEIKKYEEEQKQKQKEQQEQQEQQEQQEQQEQQEQQGQQGQQGQEGQSGGNGNGQGSGSGNEAGGVYMHDDTPLIKDQNGNDVDYESLPDEISCKTSDCCTSYKGNSGKCASYKSIPKSQCAVYDTDTRTCTQTVENP